TCTTCAGAATAGCAAGGTCAAAGTATGCGCCGATGCCAATAATGAAGCCGGGGAAGCGATTGAGACCAACAACTGCAGGGTCATGCTGTTTGGCATGCTGTGGGATTACGACTTGCTTCGCGTGTCCAATCTGGCTACGTGGAGAAACAATGATGGCGACATCACAGATCCGGGAAGCGAGAGGAGCACGACGGGTGCTCATTTCCAGGTGCCCAATGCTGACATGGAGATGACACCACAGCTGGAGATAATACCACCGCAGGTGCCGCAGAGTTGGATGCAGGGAACCTATGGCTATTTTTATTCCGACGGGATAAATAGCTCTGCCAAAACGGCAGCCATTCAAATTCCTGCCAAGTTGCATTTTGTGGCCAGGGTCGGCCTGACGAGCAACGCAACGGGAAGCGACGGTGTGACTATCAAGTTTGGGCTTAAGGACCTCAACGATAACATGACCTGGATAGCCAGCAAGAAAATTACTACACCGGGAGCGCTTGAGAACTGGGACATCAACCTGAGTGATTATGAAGGGCAGAAGGCCTTTATCCTGCTCCGTGTGGAAGCTGGCAATTCCCCTGTTAACGACTTTACTATCTGGAATCAGGCAAGGCTAATTCAGATTAACGATTAGCTGCTCCTGAAGATGCCCTGACGGGCGAATCCTTGAGATGTTTTTGCGGACTCTGAAGCGATAATACGGTCTCACAATATCACGCCGGTCGCTGAGATCGACAGGTCCTTCAGGTCCGCAATGACATATTAATAATATAGAGCATTCGCCGATTTTAA
The nucleotide sequence above comes from Dehalococcoidia bacterium. Encoded proteins:
- a CDS encoding CARDB domain-containing protein; translation: MQHFRLYSFLAVLVVMSLAVTSACSTAPTTPATPAEPAVPSTTPVTTAPLTAPVTGTSDLVITKIWLDGLMVKYSIKNIGTADTPQTYTYLYVNDLMPTMGGSGFVDVLKPGEEKALEFSNYQWPYDQGLKTPEFAINVNPSGYIDLRLQNSKVKVCADANNEAGEAIETNNCRVMLFGMLWDYDLLRVSNLATWRNNDGDITDPGSERSTTGAHFQVPNADMEMTPQLEIIPPQVPQSWMQGTYGYFYSDGINSSAKTAAIQIPAKLHFVARVGLTSNATGSDGVTIKFGLKDLNDNMTWIASKKITTPGALENWDINLSDYEGQKAFILLRVEAGNSPVNDFTIWNQARLIQIND